One genomic window of Amyelois transitella isolate CPQ chromosome 8, ilAmyTran1.1, whole genome shotgun sequence includes the following:
- the LOC106137325 gene encoding uncharacterized protein LOC106137325 produces the protein MSHLLSDVNPFSRTGSAVFSTIVEDAMKRCNAIVIFVEDQFCSEDVSGKDHHGTPFVHIQEDLRHFKAKYIPNVVNPLNVLIRSMKLTETNMIALKPGQNFQPPVTETVFYVFFEDNTSENRIQTLRRHDALIREIYTATHKMSGGKVVGFYTGKVNPVLLSQYGREVSYVEPILDSDQTVFLESEGALFRFVGITIETPGRTRRQTEYTEAPVVVSELRTRTIAGSEFLRTNIEFHGLQIKFSFSFSDNYWSLDNITLVDGGEEMGSTVLGIRVPIENSYYCDEPLRVINENDRSYVNIPQYQIQPFRSAVDRGYVPLQEVPPPPPVQNPDGPPIIDPPSADGKNASFSDPYFDIPVKCNPYFDIPILSGLFISAICLSIMFVGIAFLFNCESYDKFDDPRVKGLEFAATE, from the exons ATGTCCCACTTGTTATCAGACGTGAACCCCTTTAGCAGAACTGGGAGTGCCGTGTTCAGCACCATCGTTGAAGACGCCATGAAAAGGTGCAACGCCATAGTAATATTCGTCGAAGACCAGTTTTGCAGCGAGGACGTCAGCGGCAAAGACCACCATGGAACCCCTTTCGTTCATATACAAGAAGATTTGAGGCACTTCAAAGCAAAATACATCCCAAATGTCGTTAACCctttaaatgtattaatacGATCGATGAAACTGACTGAAACTAATATGATTGCGCTTAAACCTGGTCAAAACTTTCAACCACCAGTCACCGAAACGGTTTTCTATGTTTTCTTCGAAGACAATACCTCAGAAAATAGGATACAGACTTTACGTCGCCACGACGCCCTCATAAGGGAGATATATACGGCAACTCATAAGATGAGCGGTGGTAAGGTCGTAGGTTTCTATACGGGCAAAGTTAACCCTGTGTTGCTTTCACAATACGGCCGCGAGGTGTCCTACGTAGAACCCATCTTGGATTCAGATCAGACTGTCTTTTTGGAATCTGAAGGAGCTTTGTTCCGTTTTGTTG GTATCACCATAGAAACGCCAGGACGCACCAGACGTCAGACGGAGTACACCGAGGCACCGGTGGTGGTATCAGAGCTGCGCACGCGCACTATAGCCGGGTCGGAGTTCCTGCGCACGAACATAGAGTTTCACGGCTTGCAGATCAAGTTCTCTTTCAGCTTTTCGGACAATTACTGGTCACTCG ATAACATAACATTAGTGGATGGTGGTGAAGAAATGGGGTCCACTGTCCTGGGTATAAGAGTGCCGATAGAAAACTCTTACTACTGCGACGAGCCACTAAGAGTTATCAATGAAAATGACAGGAGCTACGTCAACATACCACAATACCAG ATTCAACCATTTCGATCGGCGGTCGACAGAGGTTACG TTCCATTGCAAGAGGTGCCACCACCACCTCCAGTACAAAACCCTGACGGTCCACCCATCATCGACCCACCCAGTGCCGACGGGAAAAACGCCAGTTTCAGCGACCCTTACTTCGATATCCCGGTGAAATGCAACCCTTACTTCGATATCCCGATACTTAGCGGGTTGTTCATTTCAGCAATTTGCCTCAGTATTATGTTTGTCGGAATAGCGTTTCTCTTTAATTGCGAATCGTACGATAAATTTGACGATCCTCGTGTAAAGGGGCTCGAGTTTGCGGCTACGGAGTAG
- the LOC106137386 gene encoding LYR motif-containing protein 2: MSKLPKTALSLKQFMLRQEVLKLYREIFRTLRLVQDESTRKELKDWARTDFRNNKHHQDETTIKAMLHYGKKSLKDLQNSLALSKS, encoded by the exons ATGTCAAAACTCCCTAAGACAGCTCTTAGTCTAAAACag TTCATGTTACGCCAAGAAGTTTTGAAACTTTATCGTGAAATTTTCCGTACGTTACGTTTGGTACAAGACGAATCTACTCGTAAGGAACTCAAGGATTGGGCCAGGACTGACTTCAGGAACAACAAGCACCATCAGGACGAGACCACGATCAAGGCTATGCTGCACTATGGGAAGAAATCCTTAAAAGATTTACAGAATTCACTTGCCTTGAGTAAAAGCTGA
- the LOC106137385 gene encoding membrane-bound transcription factor site-2 protease, translating into MSFVVLCSFAFAFYAVIWFFDSFFKSCMHYPYYAFLEGTGLKVGLLNFSWTTTAFNRFIYRWSKNLSRILKKWFTCGYLFTVWIFLPFALWTLLSFIFEHFYETIQLNHIPEVKALLPGVNIPASDFWVYFLAIGLSSVFHELGHAMAAAQEDVQLLAVGVYVFTIIPVAFVQLNTEHLNNLDITKRLRIYCAGVWHNIIIALIALLLFFSAPILFSIAYESEVGVRVTGFTDDSPLKDARGLDQEDIITSVNGCEVKCASDWSYCLHLAHERYGICTSAEFIAQNDESLVETLKESVVECCRKDDLYSFCFEYMEPKVGGDSVLPGQFSCLKPRDMIKKKFSKCTDSGGYSCPRGTHCMKPSLNNHTYLLIIERKQKNPVLYLGLPYDLYKTVFIDQYFPRVSLFSLFSPTQFEKFLRYVFIFSMGIGFLNVLPCYGTDGHHIARNLIQILAKYLNRNGDFVTFFTVFTVVVGTGVTGPVLIYLFYKSINEN; encoded by the exons ATGTCTTTTGTAGTGCTTTGCTCTTTTGCCTTCGCTTTTTATGCCGTTATATGGTTCTTTGATTCATTCTTCAAG AGCTGCATGCACTATCCGTACTATGCATTCTTGGAAGGAACTGGGTTGAAGGTTGGATTACTGAATTTTTCATGGACCACTACAGCCTTTAACCGCTTTATTTATCGGTGGAGTAAAAACTTATCGCGAATATTGAAGAAGTGGTTTACATGTGGATATTTGTTTACTGTTTGGATTTTCCTACCATTTGCTCTGTGGACATTGTTATCGTTTATATTCGAGCATTTTTATGAGACAATTCAATTGAATCATATTCCAGAAGTAAAAGCACTACTGCCAGGTGTGAATATACCAGCATCTGATTTCTGGGTGTATTTCCTTGCTATTGGATTGAGTAGTGTATTCCACGAGCTTGGGCATGCTATGGCAGCAGCCCAAGAAGATGTGCAGTTACTTGCAGTTGGGGTGTATGTGTTTACAATCATACCTGTTGCATTTGTGCAGCTGAATACGGAACACTTGAATAATTTGGATATCACCAAGCGACTAAGGATATACTGTGCCGGAGTCTggcataacattataattgcATTAATAGCTTTACTTCTATTCTTTTCTGCTCCAATATTATTCAGTATAGCTTACGAGAGTGAAGTGGGGGTAAGAGTTACGGGCTTCACTGATGATTCCCCTTTGAAAGATGCACGAGGTTTGGATCAAGAGGACATAATCACATCTGTAAACGGATGTGAGGTGAAGTGTGCTAGTGATTGGTCATACTGCTTGCATCTAGCACACGAAAGATATGGGATATGCACTAGTGCTGAATTCATTGCTCAAAATGATGAGAGCTTGGTGGAGACGCTAAAAGAGAGTGTAGTAGAATGCTGTAGGAAAGATGATTTGTATAGCTTTTGCTTTGAATATATGGAACCAAAAGTTGGAGGGGATTCAGTTTTACCTGGACAATTCTCCTGCCTGAAGCCTCGGGATATGATCAAGAAGAAATTCAGCAAATGTACTGACTCAGGCGGCTATTCATGTCCTCGAGGGACTCATTGTATGAAACCGTCATTAAACAATCACACTTATTTACTAATCATTGAGAGGAAGCAGAAGAATCCTGTTCTATATTTAGGACTGCCTTACGATTTGTACAAAACAGTTTTTATAGATCAGTATTTTCCGAGGGTATCACTGTTTTCACTTTTCTCACCCACTCAATTTGAGAAATTTTTgagatatgtatttatattttctatggGTATTGGTTTTTTGAATGTCCTACCATGTTATGGTACTGACGGCCATCACATTGCAAGGAATTTGATTCAAATATTAGCTAAGTATTTGAATAGAAATGGTGACTTTGTCACTTTCTTCACAGTTTTCACAGTTGTCGTAGGGACGGGGGTGACAGGGCCTGTAttgatatatttgttttataaatctattaatgaaaattga
- the LOC106137384 gene encoding transmembrane protein 39A isoform X1 gives MSCTENESGSFVVFFLPAVVGCLTILLARRWANSQVSGTSSTAVSRRRKIIKDPLVKRPLPPIATKMVAPGSKKSSVTKRASLPAEEDVNSSGKRVGRTRVPPAPTPAPTTDVKLADGPMPPKHIPFPFIPHDGPLLFETMTFVFTLIATGLQFLNLYRTAWWLPHSHTNQAMNFYLIDPHLVAFIVTIICRRFLLCVTLAVLKYFLAPKLMPHATIAARMFILGVVLGALAWCTYFMVLKYPILKIFFLCYPVVIYFLLFGFQSGPFLELNNSETPPMHCCSHDPQQVRAEVEVLRQDFNLRVKKILFNSIVGAYYSSFIPCCFAQSYLYYDVYASSQQTVFVWVGLFGRYASQLLSAAHCDVAHRSALHLGRWQLETNCTEGGAGAAAAWSGARLWRGGARAQAGAARFAARAPAVAATPGCKHHARFHMVFINPSVLLCVLLCLQLSLIVLQLCLLFSSITWHNFISIIMLLFMNYYTLFKMMRDYLIAWKVYRAENIIQDKNGPIPGLN, from the exons ATGAGTTGTACGGAAAATGAAAGTGGCTCTTTTGTCGTGTTCTTCTTGCCGGCCGTCGTTGGCTGCTTGACCATACTTCTGGCCAGGCGGTGGGCAAATTCGCAAGTGAGCGGCACTTCATCGACTGCTGTGTCCAGGAGACGAAAGATCATTAAAGATCCGCTTGTTAAACGGCCTCTACCGCCAATTGCCACTAAAATGGTGGCTCCGGGTTCCAAGAAGAGCTCTGTGACTAAACGG gcaTCATTACCGGCTGAAGAAGATGTGAATAGTTCAGGCAAACGCGTCGGGCGGACTCGGGTCCCGCCAGCGCCCACGCCTGCACCCACTACAGATGTTAAGTTAGCTGATGGCCCTATGCCACCAAAACACATCCCGTTCCCATTCATACCCCATGATGGGCCTTTGTTGTTTGAAACTATGACTTTTGTTTTCACATTAATAGCAACGGGATTGCAATTCCTTAATCTGTATAGAACCGCTTGGTGGTTGCCACATTCTCATACTAATCAGGCAATG aacTTCTACCTGATCGACCCTCACTTAGTCGCTTTTATAGTGACAATTATATGCAGAAGATTCCTTCTGTGTGTGACATTGGCTGTTTTGAAGTACTTCCTAGCACCGAAACTCATGCCACATGCCACTATAGCAGCCAG AATGTTTATTTTGGGCGTGGTATTGGGTGCTCTGGCATGGTGCACGTACTTCATGGTGCTCAAGTAcccaatattgaaaattttcttcTTGTGTTATCC AGTCGTTATCTACTTCCTACTGTTCGGCTTCCAATCGGGCCCATTCCTCGAGCTGAACAATTCCGAGACTCCACCGATGCACTGCTGCAGCCACGACCCCCAACAGGTCCGAGCGGAAGTGGAGGTCCTTAGGCAGGACTTCAATCTGAGAGTCAAGAAAATACTCTTCAATTCCATAGTGGGAGCGTATTATTCTAGTTTTATACCGTGCTGTTTTGCACAG TCGTACCTCTACTACGATGTGTACGCGTCGTCCCAGCAGACTGTATTCGTGTGGGTCGGTCTGTTCGGCCGCTACGCGAGTCAGTTGCTCTCGGCCGCGCATTGCGATGTCGCACATCGCAGCGCCCTGCACCTGGGCAGGTGGCAGCTGGAGACTAACTGTACAG agggcggcgcgggcgcggctgCGGCGTGGTCGGGCGCGCGGCTGTggcgcggcggcgcgcgcgcgcaggcgggcgcggcgcggttcgcggcgcgcgcgcccgCCGTGGCCGCCACGCCGGGCTGCAAGCACCACGCCAGGTTCCAC atggTGTTTATAAACCCATCAGTGCTGCTGTGCGTGTTATTATGTCTGCAATTATCTCTCATAGTGTTACAACTGTGCCTACTATTCAGCTCTATAACGTGGCACAACTTTATTTCCATAATTATGTTACTATTCATGAACTATTACACGTTATTCAAGATGATGCGCGATTATCTGATAGCTTGGAAAGTGTATAGAGcggaaaatataatacaagaCAAGAACGGACCTATACCGGGATTAAATTAA
- the LOC106137384 gene encoding transmembrane protein 39A isoform X2 gives MSCTENESGSFVVFFLPAVVGCLTILLARRWANSQVSGTSSTAVSRRRKIIKDPLVKRPLPPIATKMVAPGSKKSSVTKRASLPAEEDVNSSGKRVGRTRVPPAPTPAPTTDVKLADGPMPPKHIPFPFIPHDGPLLFETMTFVFTLIATGLQFLNLYRTAWWLPHSHTNQAMNFYLIDPHLVAFIVTIICRRFLLCVTLAVLKYFLAPKLMPHATIAARMFILGVVLGALAWCTYFMVLKYPILKIFFLCYPVVIYFLLFGFQSGPFLELNNSETPPMHCCSHDPQQVRAEVEVLRQDFNLRVKKILFNSIVGAYYSSFIPCCFAQSYLYYDVYASSQQTVFVWVGLFGRYASQLLSAAHCDVAHRSALHLGRWQLETNCTDGVYKPISAAVRVIMSAIISHSVTTVPTIQLYNVAQLYFHNYVTIHELLHVIQDDARLSDSLESV, from the exons ATGAGTTGTACGGAAAATGAAAGTGGCTCTTTTGTCGTGTTCTTCTTGCCGGCCGTCGTTGGCTGCTTGACCATACTTCTGGCCAGGCGGTGGGCAAATTCGCAAGTGAGCGGCACTTCATCGACTGCTGTGTCCAGGAGACGAAAGATCATTAAAGATCCGCTTGTTAAACGGCCTCTACCGCCAATTGCCACTAAAATGGTGGCTCCGGGTTCCAAGAAGAGCTCTGTGACTAAACGG gcaTCATTACCGGCTGAAGAAGATGTGAATAGTTCAGGCAAACGCGTCGGGCGGACTCGGGTCCCGCCAGCGCCCACGCCTGCACCCACTACAGATGTTAAGTTAGCTGATGGCCCTATGCCACCAAAACACATCCCGTTCCCATTCATACCCCATGATGGGCCTTTGTTGTTTGAAACTATGACTTTTGTTTTCACATTAATAGCAACGGGATTGCAATTCCTTAATCTGTATAGAACCGCTTGGTGGTTGCCACATTCTCATACTAATCAGGCAATG aacTTCTACCTGATCGACCCTCACTTAGTCGCTTTTATAGTGACAATTATATGCAGAAGATTCCTTCTGTGTGTGACATTGGCTGTTTTGAAGTACTTCCTAGCACCGAAACTCATGCCACATGCCACTATAGCAGCCAG AATGTTTATTTTGGGCGTGGTATTGGGTGCTCTGGCATGGTGCACGTACTTCATGGTGCTCAAGTAcccaatattgaaaattttcttcTTGTGTTATCC AGTCGTTATCTACTTCCTACTGTTCGGCTTCCAATCGGGCCCATTCCTCGAGCTGAACAATTCCGAGACTCCACCGATGCACTGCTGCAGCCACGACCCCCAACAGGTCCGAGCGGAAGTGGAGGTCCTTAGGCAGGACTTCAATCTGAGAGTCAAGAAAATACTCTTCAATTCCATAGTGGGAGCGTATTATTCTAGTTTTATACCGTGCTGTTTTGCACAG TCGTACCTCTACTACGATGTGTACGCGTCGTCCCAGCAGACTGTATTCGTGTGGGTCGGTCTGTTCGGCCGCTACGCGAGTCAGTTGCTCTCGGCCGCGCATTGCGATGTCGCACATCGCAGCGCCCTGCACCTGGGCAGGTGGCAGCTGGAGACTAACTGTACAG atggTGTTTATAAACCCATCAGTGCTGCTGTGCGTGTTATTATGTCTGCAATTATCTCTCATAGTGTTACAACTGTGCCTACTATTCAGCTCTATAACGTGGCACAACTTTATTTCCATAATTATGTTACTATTCATGAACTATTACACGTTATTCAAGATGATGCGCGATTATCTGATAGCTTGGAAAGTGTATAG
- the LOC106137344 gene encoding cysteine--tRNA ligase, mitochondrial codes for MHVVLYVKIKMRLLPIFSRKLSHVCSLKPYKETKWLMPNGNPTGIYIYNCVADQRVPVILSDPHVATWYSCGPTVYDSAHIGHASCYVKLDIVQRILKSFFNIKLVTAMGVTDIDDKIIKKGQETKTNFRAIAKQYEHEFWTDLASLNVEKPMIITRVSEHISCIEHFVQKIIDSDMAYVAGDGSVYFDTSKFPAYGKLQKMQDSGEPSSSDKRNKMDFAIWKGEKPGEPSWEVSWGKGRPGWHIECSAMVSKVFGCQLDFHAGGIDLQFPHHENEEAQSCAFHNTKQWANYWIHVGHLHVSGDIKMSKSLKNTISIAELLNSYSADTFRMACLMSNYRYPIEYNEKVMRTAEDVLKKFKFFLKDAEVYVNSTAFESGDYKDKLLKDLQKIEEDNLEALKADFDTATCISNLQNLIQNTNKLMKMDTNGYYPVPVLLIADYVTNVLMKFGLTLKQSSEDTVSNSLIDTLVEFRQVVRQNALCRKDKELLSACDVVRDKMKSNKVQINDSNKGPSWVFVK; via the coding sequence ATGCACGTAGTTCTGTatgtaaaaatcaaaatgaGATTGCTACCAATATTCAGTAGAAAACTGTCTCACGTTTGTAGTTTAAAGCCATACAAGGAGACGAAATGGCTAATGCCAAATGGGAACCCCACGGGTATCTATATTTACAACTGCGTCGCCGATCAGCGCGTTCCTGTAATTCTGAGTGACCCTCACGTAGCTACGTGGTACTCCTGTGGCCCTACGGTGTACGATTCTGCACATATAGGCCATGCAAGCTGCTATGTTAAACTGGATATTGTTCAAAGAATCCTCAAATCTTTCTTCAATATAAAACTTGTCACTGCTATGGGAGTCACTGATATTGAtgataagataataaaaaagggCCAAGAAACTAAAACCAATTTCAGAGCGATAGCAAAACAATACGAGCATGAATTTTGGACAGATTTGGCCAGCCTCAATGTGGAAAAACCAATGATTATTACTAGGGTGTCTGAACATATTAGTTGTATTGAACATTTTGTACAAAAGATAATAGATTCTGATATGGCTTATGTAGCTGGCGATGgatctgtttattttgatacaAGTAAATTCCCTGCATATGGTAAATTGCAGAAAATGCAAGATTCAGGTGAGCCAAGCAGTAGTGATAAACGAAACAAAATGGATTTTGCCATTTGGAAAGGTGAAAAACCTGGGGAGCCAAGTTGGGAAGTCTCGTGGGGCAAAGGCAGACCTGGATGGCATATTGAATGCTCAGCAATGGTGAGCAAGGTTTTTGGCTGTCAATTGGATTTTCATGCTGGTGGCATCGACCTACAATTCCCGCACCATGAAAATGAGGAAGCTCAATCTTGCGCATTTCATAACACTAAGCAATGGGCTAACTATTGGATACATGTCGGCCATTTACATGTCTCGGGTGAcataaaaatgtcaaaatcACTGAAGAATACAATATCAATAGCAGAATTGTTAAATTCATACAGTGCAGACACATTTCGTATGGCGTGTCTAATGTCAAACTACAGATATCCAATAGAGTACAATGAAAAGGTAATGAGAACAGCTGAAGATGTCCTCaagaaattcaaattctttttaaaagatGCCGAAGTTTATGTTAACAGTACTGCATTTGAAAGTGGTGACTACAAGGACAAATTATTGAAAGATTTGCAGAAAATTGAAGAAGATAACTTGGAAGCCTTAAAAGCAGATTTCGACACTGCAACATGTATTAGTAACCTGCAAAATTTGATACAGAATACGAATAAACTTATGAAAATGGATACAAATGGGTACTATCCGGTACCTGTGTTACTGATTGCTGATTATGTTACAAACGTTCTTATGAAATTCGGACTAACATTGAAGCAATCTTCAGAAGATACTGTATCAAATTCATTGATTGACACTTTGGTTGAATTCCGGCAAGTGGTCAGGCAGAATGCTTTATGTAGAAAGGACAAGGAATTACTAAGTGCATGTGACGTCGTTAGAGATAAAATGAAGTCAAACAAAGTTCAAATCAATGATAGTAATAAAGGGCCTTCATGGGTATTTGTAAAGTGA
- the LOC106137346 gene encoding cytochrome c oxidase assembly factor 5 produces MITYGPDEVGLEDKSSCATIRADLKMCLLSSDCCKKDKKTPRDCLREGSVPDECIQLRRLFFECKRSLLDNRRRFRGHRGY; encoded by the exons atgATTACATACGGGCCCGACGAAGTCGGTCTCGAAGATAAATCCTCCTGCGCTACCATTAGAGCTGATCTCAAGATGTGTTTATTGAGTAGTGATTGCTGTAAAaag GACAAGAAAACACCAAGAGACTGCCTAAGAGAGGGGTCAGTACCTGATGAATGTATTCAACTACGGCGCCTCTTTTTTGAATGCAAACGTTCATTG TTGGACAACAGAAGGAGATTCAGAGGGCACCGCGGTTACTGA
- the LOC106137343 gene encoding uncharacterized protein LOC106137343 isoform X1, whose translation MNLMFRKNFSGEKSMGSSGGGGKARGALGAGRNAKRRDRERYSFMEENHYTTKTLKTHLFLSAAPRSSAQYNDGSERCGPVIGGGTGPEPEPPQPLVTREPSVSLMRWDRPPTTTGHERRRTEPVSLATLERDCFVIPAHALDRFLPDGVPLPVPPPTPEKGQTTKNLHNSLSILEVADPKLCILAHLMSPLEPIEPILESPLAKPLIKQKLAAGELLNDVAQANTAVGGMLLANMERNAEFPFISYYVINTTQSDPLLFYNNMRSASLTKFDPKAMRYSAAHTLDLYSEVAMICRPPFNDLAGGPKKSHTPTTGFIISVYKVFEGDDGERFERNWLYWTGARMLYRHLPHSVGMRKIALHKSVAQHGDKMYLLVCECANLLDNLSGAAMLITALRARLCGYTGLYRPIQTF comes from the exons ATGAATTTGATGTTTCGGAAGAACTTCAGCGGGGAAAAGAGTATGGGGTCGAGCGGGGGTGGGGGGAAGGCGCGGGGGGCGCTGGGCGCAGGAAGGAATGCCAAACGTCGCGACCGAGAGCGGTACTCATTCATGGAGGAGAACCACTATACCACTAAGACTCTGAAAACCCACCTGTTCCTATCAGCTGCGCCGCGCAGCAGCGCGCAATACAACGACGGATCAG AAAGATGCGGTCCAGTGATAGGCGGCGGCACGGGGCCCGAGCCGGAGCCCCCGCAGCCCCTCGTCACCAGGGAGCCCTCCGTCTCTCTCATGAGATGGGACAG GCCCCCTACGACCACAGGCCACGAGCGCAGGCGCACGGAACCGGTCTCGCTGGCGACTCTAGAAAGAGACTGCTTCGTCATTCCCGCGCATGCTCTTGATCGTTTTTTGCCAGATGGTGTTCCG CTTCCCGTGCCGCCGCCGACTCCCGAGAAGGGTCAAACAACGAAAAACCTCCACAATTCCCTCAGCATCCTCGAAGTCGCCGACCCAAAACTCTGCATCCTCGCTCATTTGATGAGCCCCCTGGAGCCAATAGAACCAATACTCGAATCACCGCTGGCCAAACCTTTGATCAAACAGAAATTAGCTGCTGGCGAACTATTAAATGACGTGGCTCAAGCAAATACGGCAGTAGGCGGGATGCTACTGGCGAACATGGAGAGGAACGCAGAATTTCCATTCATATCATACTATGTGATAAACACGACGCAGTCTGATCCTTTACTCTTCTACAATAACATGAGAAGTGCTTCCTTGACCAAGTTTGACCCTAAGGCGATGAGGTACTCGGCTGCTCATACGTTGGATTTATACAGTGAAGTCGCAATGATATGCAGACCTCCGTTCAATGATTTAGCTGGGGGGCCGAAGAAATCCCACACGCCTACAACaggatttattattagtgtatATAAG GTCTTCGAAGGAGACGACGGGGAACGGTTCGAGAGGAATTGGCTGTACTGGACCGGAGCCAGGATGCTATACCGACATCTCCCTCACTCAGTAGGGATGCGAAAGATCGCGCTTCACAAATCAGTCGCGCAACACGGCGACAAAATGTACCTGCTGGTCTGCGAGTGTGCCAACTTGTTGGACAACTTGTCCGGCGCCGCCATGTTGATTACAGCGCTCAGAGCGAGGTTATGTGGTTACACGGGGCTTTATAGGCCCATTCAGACTTTCTAG